The window CCGACCCAGCCCGGTCCGGCCCGGTCAGGCGCCGGCTACTCCGGCGTGTGGTTGAGCCGATACCAGTACTTCAGCTCCGGCCGTAACGACACCTACACCGGGCAGCACCATGTCGTCCTGCTCCAGCACGGCGGTCGGCTGACCGTGCGCAGCCTCCACGGCGCCGGTAAGTCGCTGCTCACCATGGACCTGGTTGTCGACGGCAGCGTCATCACGGGCACGTGGGTCGAGGAGACCGACCCGGGCGGCTACTACCGCGGTGGCCGCTACCACGGGGCGATCCAGCTGCTCGCCGAGCCGACCGGCCGCCGGCTGACCGGCAAGTGGGTCGGCTTCGGCAAGGAGATGGACATCAACACCGGCCCGTGGGAGCTGTCCTTCCTCGACGCCAGCACCAGCAAGACGACGCTGGCGAAGTACGCGGCCGCGCCGGAAGGCGAGTAGACACCTGCACCGTCGTGACAGCAGTGCAGGTGTCCCCGTCTCCGGGGACATCCCTGCTCAGGCCGCAATCAGGGCCGCCGGGGACATTCCGTTACGGGTAACACGCCTGCTCAGCGTGTGACTGTTACCGACGATCCGGGCCGGGCCGCTATCAAGGTCCGCCGCAACCGTGGGGACACCCCGACGGTTGGGCTGCGTAGTCACCAGGCCCACGCAGGTCGGCAACCGCCGTCGTAACAGCAGGGGTTGAACCGTGGTGCTCTGCCCCACGGTTGCCGGTCGGCACGCGTGTGCCGAATTCCGCAGGCAGGTTCGGAATCCCCGGAAGCTCCCCGGTGGCGGGAAGCTTCGGCGTCGACGACTTCAGCAGTACTGAACCCGTCGTTCCGTGAGGGGGTCTCAACCGCGCTGAGACCCCTGCCGTCGGCCGGTCGCGGGGGTGGTCGCGGCTGCTGGGATGGTCGCGGGTGCGCGACCAGGGCGCGACCGTGAGGTGAGCTGCGCAGACACCGCCTGGTCGCGGGTCGCGGTCGCCCTACTGCAGGGCCCTTTCGGCACCGTTCTGGGCACTCTCCGGCAGGCGCGACGCGCGGCCGCGACCGGGCCGCCGGCGTGGCGCGGCCCCCCATCCTTGGCGCGGATCCGCGCCATGACCCGCGCCATGGGCTGAGCAGGGCAGGCACCCCGTTTGGTGCGTGGCGCGGCACCCGTGGCCACCCCCGGAAAGCAGGCCCAGGGCGACCCTCGGCGGGGCCCGGCGCCCGCGCCACACCACCCGGCAGGCTGTAGCGCGGGCCCCGCTACGTGTAGTGCGGACGCTACGGGCGGCGCTACACCCGAGGCCGGTCGCCACCAGGGCCGACGTGGGCCTGTAGCGCGTAGTGCCCTCGGTAGTAGCGAGCCCAGGAAGCGTCGTACGGCAGGTTCGGGTGCCCGGTCCGGGCGCTACGCTACGGCCCCGTCGGCAGTAGCGGCACGCGTAGCCAGTAGCGGCACCGCTACCTCTGCCGCTACCTATCTGGGCAGGGGAAACGCGGAAGCGCCCACCGTGCCGCTACCTCTGCCGCTACTGGGCTGAGCTGCGGAAACGCTCGAAAGTAGCGGCAACGACGGAAACGGCCCCCGGAAGCGGGAAAACCGCTCCAGAGGGCCGCTCGGGACACGCGCGTGCCGCTACCGCTACGGGGTCTCCTCGACCATGTCGGCCAGCTCGCGGAGCTTGCGGGCCAGGTTGCGGAGTCCGCTGGCGGTCAGCTCCACGTCCTCCAGGAACTTCGACTCGATGATGCCGAAGCGCTCCACCGTGCCGGTCTCCCGGTTGACGCGCTGCTCACCCCAGAAGCCGAGTTCGCGCTCGATCCCGGTGCACGCCTCGACCACGGTCACCGCGTCGGGGAAGGAGCTGCAGTTCTTCTCCTGGAGGCGGTCGCCGCCCCGGTAGTGCTCGACGCACCACGAGGGGCAGTCGTCCTCGCCCGGCACCTCGCCGCGGGTGAGCACCAGGTCGTTGAAGCGGAACGGCCACCCGTCGGAGTCGTCGAGCGTCCGCTGAGGCGTGTAGACGCTGACCTGATCCAGGGACTTCTGGTCCTTGGCGAAGACCAGGACCCCGTGGATCCGTTGCCACCCGTCGGGGGTGAGCAACTGGGTGCCGACCTGAAGAAACTGGGCTCGGATCGAACGCTCGTTCATGCGACACCTCGGCGGAGGACGTTGGGGCGACGGCTGCCCGCGGTGCCGCCGTTGAAGGGCTGACGAGAGGGTGTTGAGGGCGGCAACGCCCCGCCCTGCTCAGAGGGCGTCGGTACTGACGACTCCCCGACGACGGGCATGGCCTTGAGGGGGCATCCGCGGACGAGCTGGATCGCCGGCAGGTGCTCGTGGCGAGTGGTGAGCAGGATGTCGGCGTCCCCGTCGAGAATCAGGCGAAAGGCGGTGCGCCAGTCGGCCGGGTCGACGATCGTCGCCAGCACCCAGTGGGCCGCGGCGATCTCGTCCATCACCCGCCGCAGGTCCGCCCCGGACAGGTCGTTGCGCGGGGCGACTAGCACGACCCGGTTGCCTTCGAGGCCCCGGCGGATCTGGGGGCGTCGCTGCTTGCTGCTCACAGGACACCGTCCTCGAGGAGCGCGGCCGCGCGGTTCAGCTCGCGGGCCATGGCCCGGGCGGCGAGGGACGTCAGCTCGATCTCACCGATCCGGACGTGCGCGGGCCGGCTGAACCGGCCGGTGATGCGGTCGAAGATCCGGGCCACGTCGACGGGCACGGCCGAGTTGCCCAGGTCGGGAACGTAGACCTCCTCCGAGGTGCACTCCCGGATCTCGGGGACCACCGTCTCGCCGTAGTGGGCGCCGGAGCACCACGCCGGGCAGGCGGGCGGGTCGACCAGCATCGAGTCGGGGAACAGGCGGTTCACGACCTCGGAGAGGTCCAGATCGGTCAGCTCCGGCCGCCGCGACCACAGGGCCAGCATGTTCACGGCCTGCTCGGGCATCTCCGGGTTGAAAGCGGACAGCGCCTCGACGGCGGCATCCACGAGGGCAGCGTTCGGTACGGTATTCACCGGGTCGCCTCCTACGTAGGCGGTCAAGGGCTCGGCCGGTGTTGGTAGCACCGCGGTTCCGGGCCCGTCCCACTTCAACGCTCATGCGTTGACTGCATTTGACTGTATGCGGAAATCACATGCGACGCAATGCCCTGTCCGCAACCAGTCCGCAGGATGTCCGCAGAAGGCCATCCCGAACCAACGCAAACAAACGCAGTAAGCGCTGTTCAGGACGCTGTTTCATAGAGATCGACTGGTCAGCGGTCCGCCGCCAGGAGATGTACTACAACGTCTGAGGCTCGTAGCTTCCGGAACGGCGGTCATGCTCCGGCATGGCCGCCGTTTCGCTGTTCGGCATGATCGGTCTCGCCACCGACCCGTGTTCGTGACGGTGCGGGCAGGCCGGTGACTAGGCTGCCGTCCGGTGGACCAAGGGGTCGGGGCGGCCGATCAGGGCCGGGTTGCCGACCGGGCGGACGGTGCCGTCGGTTCGGGTGTAACGCTGGGCCAGCAGCAGGCCGTGGGGGCGGCCGATCTCGTACCCCTCGACGAAGACCGCCTCACTGCGCTCGCCCTGGTGGGTGTAGTAACCGTCCCAGGCCAAGGCGACACACGTGACGCCCGCGTCGACGGTTTGCAGGGAATGACGGCCGGCGTCCTGGCATTCCTGCAGGTTGGTGCCGTCTCCGGCGACGTATCTGGTCAGGCCCCGGCCGTTGGCGCCGTCGAAGAACGCGAACGGGGTGAAGCCGGCCGGGGAGATGCCGGCGTTCTCCACCGCGTAGTCGAGGGCCGCGAAGATCAGGTCCTCGGTGGTCCGGGTGATGTCGTCGAAAACGCTCACCCGCGGGATTGTTCCAGGCGCGCACACTGAGACGCATGGAGCTGTTTCTCTTCGTGGCCCTGATCGGTGTCATCGCGGTGGGCGCGCTCGTCGTGGCGCTCCGGACGCGTCCGGCCCCTCCCCTGCCGCCGACCGATGACCTCCCCGACAATCCGTCCAAGTACAGCGGGGGCAGCACGCCCGGCGCCTGATCAGTGGTAGGACCGCTTGCCGAGAAGGCCGGCGAGCCGCCAGAGACGTTCGGCCCGGGCGGTGGCCGTGGTGATCGCGGCGGCCGGGTCGGTGGGCAGGCCGGCGATGATCAGGCGGCTCATCGGGGCGGCCAGCGGGTTCTCCCGGGGTGCGCCGCCGGGAACGACCACGCCCAGGTAGGGGCGGCGCAGCGTGCGCGGGGCGACGACCGACAGGATCCGGTGCAGGTGGCCGCGCTGGGCGACGATCGCAACCGGACGGTCGTCGCCGAAGTGGCCCTCGTGTTCGGCCCGGAGCAGGTTGGTGACGGTGTCGACGGAGTGCCGTTCGACGCGGAGCACCGCCGCGTCGGCTCCGGCGGCCAGCAGTCGGTCGCGCATCAGGTCGGCCTCGGGGGCGCCCTGGAACGTCTCCCCGTCGGCCCGGAAGACGGCGCCCTTGCGGTCGGCGGGTGATTTGTAACCCGAGCAGACGATGACGCCGCCCGGCGACAGTGCGGAGTGGACGGCCAGGCCGATGCGGCAGCGGTCGACGCCGCCCGGAGTGAGGCCGGAGGCGTCGTGGTTACGGCCGTGGCCCGGCACCAGGACATGCGCGACCCGGCCGAGGGACAGGCCGGGTGTCCCGGACAGCACCTCGAACTCCACAAGATCAGTCTGCCAGGGCGGCGTCGGGCGATACGGAATCGACCCGGGATGCGTGCGGGCGGCAGAATCAACCGGGTGGAGATCGCGGTACTCGGGCCGGTCGAGGTCCGGGACGGGGACGGGGCACTCCGGCCGGTGGCGGGAGCGCGGCTGCGTACCCTCGTGGTCCTGCTCGCCCTGGACGCGAACCGTGAGGTGACCGCGGACCGGTTGATCGACGGCGTCTGGGGTGACGCGCCGCCCGCGGCCGCGGCGAACGCGTTGCAGGCCCTGGTCTCGCGGTTGCGGCGGGCCGTGCCGGGTCTGGCCGTGGCCGCCACCTCGGCCGGCTATCGCCTGGTCATCGACCCGGAGGCGGTCGACGTCCACCGGTTCACCAGGGATCCGACGGGGATGCTCGGCCTGTGGCACGGCGACCTGGAGTTCCCGGAGGTGGCGCGGCCGGAGGCGGTGCGGCTGGAGGGTCTGCGGCTGGCCGCGCGGCGGGCCCGGCTGGCCGACGAGATGGGCCGGCGAGATGTGGTTCCCGAGTTGGCGGCGCTGGTCCGGGCACATCCGTTGGACGAGCCGCTGGCCGCTCTGCTGATGCGGGCGCTGCGCGACGCCGGGAACCGGGGCCGGGCGCTGGAGGTGTTCGAGCAGGTCCGGCGGCGGCTCGGCGACGAGTTGGGGGTTGATCCGTCGGCCGAGCTGGCCGGGCTGCACCTGGAGCTGCTGCGGGAGACCGATGTGGCCGAGGGCAATCTGCCGGCCGAGGTGAGCAGTTTCGTCGGCCGGGCCGATGACGTGCGCGCGGTGCGCGCCCTGCTCGGCGAGCACCGGCTGGTCACCCTGACCGGTCCGGGCGGCAGCGGCAAGACGCGGCTGTCGGTCGAGGTGGGCGGTTCGCTTCCGGGTGCGGTGTGGCGGGTGGAGCTGGCTCCGGTACGGGACCCGGCCGAACTGCCGCAGACGATCCTGTCGACGCTGCGCCTGAGTGGTCCGGCACTGCGCCGGGTGGAGCCGGCGACGCCGCTGGCCCGGCTGCGGGAGGCGCTGGCCGGCCGGGATCTGCTGCTCGTCCTGGACAACTGTGAGCATCTGATCGAGGCGGCCGCCGAGGTGGCCGACGTGTTGCTGCGGGCGGCGCCGGGGCTGCGGCTGCTGGCGACGAGCCGGGAGCCGCTGGGGATCGCCGGTGAGCGGCTGTTCCCGGTGGAGCCGCTGGCCCTGCCGCCGGCCGGGGCCGACCTGGCGACGGCGGCCGCGTCCCCAGCCGTGCGGCTGCTCCTGGACCGGACCTCCGGTTTCACGCTGACCAGCGAGAACACCGAGCCGGTGGTACGGATCTGTCGCGCTCTGGACGGCATGCCGCTGGCCATCGAGCTGGCCGCGGCTCGGCTGCGTACCCTGCCGGCGGCGGTTCTGGCGGACCGGCTGGCCGACCGGTTCCGGCTCCTGACCGGGGGTAGCCGGACCGCGCTGCCCCGGCACCGCACGTTGCGCGCGGTCGTCGACTGGAGCTGGGATCTGCTGTCCGGCGACGAGCGGCGGGTGTGGCGGCGGCTGGCGATGCTGCCCGGTGGGGCGGACGTGACCGCGGTGGAGCGGATCTGCGGGCCGGACCTGGATCCGCCGGCCGCCCTGGTCGACAAGTCGCTGCTGGTGCTGGGCCCGGACGGGCGTTACCGGATGCTGGAGACGATCCGTGAGTACGGGCTGGAGCGGCTGGCGGAGGCGGGTGAGTCGGAGGCGGTACGGCGTACCCTCATCGCGCATTTGATCGATCTGGCCCGGGCCGCCGAGCCGCATCTACGCCGCGCCGAGCAGCTGGGCTGGCTGCGTCGGCTGAGTGCCGAGCACGACAATCTGCACGCCGCCGTCCGGGACGCGATCGAGGCCGGCGACCGGGTGAACGCGGCGACGCTGGTGGCGAATCTGGGCTGGTACTGGTGGCTGAACGGGCACCGGACCGAGGGGGCCCGGCTCTGTTCCGAGGTGATCGCCCTTCCCGGCCCGGCCGATCGGGCCGATCTGGCGCTGGTGCACGTGTTCGCGGCGCTCAACGGGGTCGAGGGCCCGATGGAGTTCGACGACGTGAAGGCGGCGTTCCACGCGGCCGAGGAACTGGCCGTCGGGGTGCTGGACAGGCATCCGGCGTTGCGCCTGCTGGGCCCGCTGTCGGCGATCTACTCGCACGTGGCGGAGGAGGCGACGTACGGCGGGGCCGAACTGCTCGCCGACGATCCGGATCCGTGGCTGCGGGCCATGTCGCGGATGCTGATCGGTCAGGTCCGGCTGAATCTCGGTGAACCGGCGGCGCCGGCCGAGGCGGATCTGCGAGCCGCGCTGGCCGGGTTCCGGCATATCGGGGACCGCTGGGGCATCGGCTACACGTTGAGTTCACTGGCCGACATGACGGCGGCGCGCGGCGATTTCGGGCAGGCGCTGGCCTGGCAGCGGGAGGCGCTGGCCCTGCTGGAGGAGGTGGGCATGCGGGAGGACCTGCCGCAGCTGTCGGTGAAGATGGCCCATCAGCTGTGGTTGAACGGTGAGCCGGAGGAGGCGCACCGGATGATGAAACGGGCCCGGGAGTACGCCCACGAGGTGGGGATTCCCGAGGTGATGGCCTCGGTGCACCACTGTCACGCGGTGATCGCCCTGGCCGAGGGTGATCTCGGCCTGGCGCAGGAGCACAACGAGACGGCGGTCCGGCTGATCGAGCATTCGATGTTCGCTCCGCAGTTCCGGGCGATGGCGCAGAGCACGCAGGCGCTGATCTACGGCGCGGCCGGCAATCTGGGGCTGGCCCGGGAGTCGCATCGGACGGCGATCCGGATCGCCGTGGATTCGAACGACTCGCCGGTGATCGCGCAGGTGCTGGCCGGGGTGGCGGACCTGGCGCTGCGGGCGGGTGATCCGGCGCGGGCCGCGTATCTGCTGGGTGCGGCGGACTCGGTGCGCGGCTCCGAGGACCGGACCGTCGAGCAGGCCGAGCGGACCTTCCGCGAAGCCCGCGCCGCACTGGGCGACGCGGGCTTCGATGCGGCGTACCGGCTGGGTGACGGGGTCACCATGGCGAACGCGCTGGCCGCGGCCGGTCTGGAGTCAGATCCGCCGGCGGAAGGCCCGGACCGACAGCGGCGCGAAGACCACCAGGAATCCGGCCGCCCACAGCAGTGACCGGGTGACCGGGCCGGCGACCGGGCCGCCGCTGAGCAGCCCACGGGTGGCGTCGGCCAGGATGCTGGTCGGGTTGACGTCGGCGAAGGTGCGCAGCCAGCCGGGCATGGTGTCCGGGTCGACGAACGCCCCGCTGGCGAACGTGATCGGGAAGAGCAGCACGAACCCGAAGATCTGCACCTTCTCCGGTTCGCTGACCAGCATCGCCACCAGCACCGACATCCAGGACGCGGCGAAGGCGAACCCGAGCAGCAGCCCGAACATGGCGAGCACCTGCACCGGGCCGGTCTCGATCCGGAAACCCAGGATCATGCCGAGTACGAGGAGCAGGGTGACCGCCCACGCCTGCTTGATCACGTCGGCGACGATCCGGCCGGCCAACGGGGAGAACCTGGCGATCGGCAGCGACCGGAGCCGGTCGAACACGCCCTTGCTGATGTCGGTGTTCAGGCCGACGCCGGTGTTCAGGGTGGCGAAGAGCAGGTTCTGCACGATGATGCCGGGCAGCGCGTAGGTCAGGTACTCCCCCGGTGTGTCGGCGATGGCGCCACCGAACACGTAGGTGAAGAGCAGCAGGAACATGATCGGCTGGACGCTGAAGTCGAACAGCTCGAACGGGTTGTGTTTGATCTGGACCAGGGTCCGCCAGGCCAGCGTGGCGGTGTTGCGCAGCGCCATCGTGGTCATGAGCGGCCTCCGGTCAGGCTCAGGAAGACCTCGTCGAGGCTGGGGCTGCGCAGCGCCAGTTCGGCCACCGACAGACCGTGTTCGTCCAGGTCACGAACCAGTTTGGCGAGCGCGCCGGGGTCGCTGACCGAGGCGGTGACGACCTCGCCGGCCACGTCGACCGGTCCGGTGGCGATCCGGCCGACCGCGTCGCGGACCCGGCCGATCTCGTCGGCGAAAGCCGGGCGGACGGTCACGGTCTGGGCGCCGGTACGGGCTTTGAGCTGGGCCGGGGTGCCGGTGGCGATGACCCGGCCGTGGTCGATCACCACGATCTCACCGGCCAACTGGTCGGCCTCGTCCAGGTACTGGGTGGTCAGCAGCACTGTGGTGCCGCCGGCGACCAGGCCGCGGACGATGTCCCACACCTCGTTGCGACTGCGCGGGTCCAGGCCGGTGGTGGGCTCGTCCAGGTAGAGCAGTCGCGGGTCGCCGACCAGGCTGGCGGCCAGGTCGAGACGGCGGCGCATGCCACCGGAGTATTTTCCGGCGGCCCGGTTCGCGGCAGCCGTGAGCTCGAAGCGTTCCAGCAGTTCGGCGGCGCGGGCGCGGGCGTCACGGCGGGACAGGCCGAGGAGCCGGCCGATCATCAGGAGGTTCTCGGTGCCGTTCAGGGTCTCGTCGACGGAGGCGTACTGGCCGGTCAGTCCGATCAGTTCACGGACCTCGTGCGGCTGCTTGACGACGTCGAAGCCGCCGACGGTGGCGTGTCCGGCGTCCGGGCGGATCAGGGTGGCCAGTACCCGTACCGCGGTGGTCTTCCCGGCCCCGTTCGGCCCCAGCAGACCGAGGACCGTGCCCGGGCGCACGGCCAGGTCGACGCCGTCCAGGGCGGTGGTGTCGCCGAAGCGTTTCACCAGCCCTTCGGCGCGGATCGCATAGGTGGTGTCCATGCCGGACACCGTGCTCGGC of the Actinoplanes sichuanensis genome contains:
- a CDS encoding helix-turn-helix domain-containing protein encodes the protein MSSLQPRPNTALRAVRLSMRLSQDEFAERMRAAGAETTTKRTVQRYESGEIAQPRPASARALEVVTRLPIQSLGFPADVDAMVVDDGRGGHDLEVRAAALPTQPGPARSGAGYSGVWLSRYQYFSSGRNDTYTGQHHVVLLQHGGRLTVRSLHGAGKSLLTMDLVVDGSVITGTWVEETDPGGYYRGGRYHGAIQLLAEPTGRRLTGKWVGFGKEMDINTGPWELSFLDASTSKTTLAKYAAAPEGE
- a CDS encoding DUF6907 domain-containing protein: MNERSIRAQFLQVGTQLLTPDGWQRIHGVLVFAKDQKSLDQVSVYTPQRTLDDSDGWPFRFNDLVLTRGEVPGEDDCPSWCVEHYRGGDRLQEKNCSSFPDAVTVVEACTGIERELGFWGEQRVNRETGTVERFGIIESKFLEDVELTASGLRNLARKLRELADMVEETP
- a CDS encoding ElyC/SanA/YdcF family protein, which gives rise to MEFEVLSGTPGLSLGRVAHVLVPGHGRNHDASGLTPGGVDRCRIGLAVHSALSPGGVIVCSGYKSPADRKGAVFRADGETFQGAPEADLMRDRLLAAGADAAVLRVERHSVDTVTNLLRAEHEGHFGDDRPVAIVAQRGHLHRILSVVAPRTLRRPYLGVVVPGGAPRENPLAAPMSRLIIAGLPTDPAAAITTATARAERLWRLAGLLGKRSYH
- a CDS encoding ATP-binding protein, giving the protein MEIAVLGPVEVRDGDGALRPVAGARLRTLVVLLALDANREVTADRLIDGVWGDAPPAAAANALQALVSRLRRAVPGLAVAATSAGYRLVIDPEAVDVHRFTRDPTGMLGLWHGDLEFPEVARPEAVRLEGLRLAARRARLADEMGRRDVVPELAALVRAHPLDEPLAALLMRALRDAGNRGRALEVFEQVRRRLGDELGVDPSAELAGLHLELLRETDVAEGNLPAEVSSFVGRADDVRAVRALLGEHRLVTLTGPGGSGKTRLSVEVGGSLPGAVWRVELAPVRDPAELPQTILSTLRLSGPALRRVEPATPLARLREALAGRDLLLVLDNCEHLIEAAAEVADVLLRAAPGLRLLATSREPLGIAGERLFPVEPLALPPAGADLATAAASPAVRLLLDRTSGFTLTSENTEPVVRICRALDGMPLAIELAAARLRTLPAAVLADRLADRFRLLTGGSRTALPRHRTLRAVVDWSWDLLSGDERRVWRRLAMLPGGADVTAVERICGPDLDPPAALVDKSLLVLGPDGRYRMLETIREYGLERLAEAGESEAVRRTLIAHLIDLARAAEPHLRRAEQLGWLRRLSAEHDNLHAAVRDAIEAGDRVNAATLVANLGWYWWLNGHRTEGARLCSEVIALPGPADRADLALVHVFAALNGVEGPMEFDDVKAAFHAAEELAVGVLDRHPALRLLGPLSAIYSHVAEEATYGGAELLADDPDPWLRAMSRMLIGQVRLNLGEPAAPAEADLRAALAGFRHIGDRWGIGYTLSSLADMTAARGDFGQALAWQREALALLEEVGMREDLPQLSVKMAHQLWLNGEPEEAHRMMKRAREYAHEVGIPEVMASVHHCHAVIALAEGDLGLAQEHNETAVRLIEHSMFAPQFRAMAQSTQALIYGAAGNLGLARESHRTAIRIAVDSNDSPVIAQVLAGVADLALRAGDPARAAYLLGAADSVRGSEDRTVEQAERTFREARAALGDAGFDAAYRLGDGVTMANALAAAGLESDPPAEGPDRQRREDHQESGRPQQ
- a CDS encoding ABC transporter permease, with translation MTTMALRNTATLAWRTLVQIKHNPFELFDFSVQPIMFLLLFTYVFGGAIADTPGEYLTYALPGIIVQNLLFATLNTGVGLNTDISKGVFDRLRSLPIARFSPLAGRIVADVIKQAWAVTLLLVLGMILGFRIETGPVQVLAMFGLLLGFAFAASWMSVLVAMLVSEPEKVQIFGFVLLFPITFASGAFVDPDTMPGWLRTFADVNPTSILADATRGLLSGGPVAGPVTRSLLWAAGFLVVFAPLSVRAFRRRI
- a CDS encoding ATP-binding cassette domain-containing protein produces the protein MDTTYAIRAEGLVKRFGDTTALDGVDLAVRPGTVLGLLGPNGAGKTTAVRVLATLIRPDAGHATVGGFDVVKQPHEVRELIGLTGQYASVDETLNGTENLLMIGRLLGLSRRDARARAAELLERFELTAAANRAAGKYSGGMRRRLDLAASLVGDPRLLYLDEPTTGLDPRSRNEVWDIVRGLVAGGTTVLLTTQYLDEADQLAGEIVVIDHGRVIATGTPAQLKARTGAQTVTVRPAFADEIGRVRDAVGRIATGPVDVAGEVVTASVSDPGALAKLVRDLDEHGLSVAELALRSPSLDEVFLSLTGGRS